In Flavobacterium gelatinilyticum, a genomic segment contains:
- a CDS encoding efflux RND transporter permease subunit, with product MFKIFIQRPVLATVISILLVILGVLGLTKLPLQQFPDIAPPSVLVTAVYPGANAETVLRSVAPSLEESINGVENMTYMSSTASNDGSLAITVFFKLGTDADQAAVNVQNRVAQATSQLPAEVVQQGIITAKQQNSFIMAIGMYTEDESKYDQTFVANYAQINIIPELKRIPGVGSASIFGGVKDYSMRVWLNPTQMSTYKVTPNEVMAAIQDKSLEAAPGKFGERSTEVFEYVIKYKGKLTKPEDYQNIAIRSNPDGSVLRLKDVARVELGAYSYNSLTRLNGKKGIVIGVIQLAGSNSNDIQIAINKMMEKASKDFPTGIKHNIFYSTKVSLDQSIEQVEHTLLEAFILVFVVVFIFLQDFRSTLIPAIAVPVAILGTFFFMQLFGFSINLLTLFALILAIGIVVDDAIVVVEAVHAKMEHKRLSPKIATHEAMHEITGAIISITLVMAAVFLPVGFMEGSTGVFYRQFAFTMAIAIVISAVNALTLSPALAALFLKDNHGAHDHDAPYEKKGFKEKFFTAFNSSFESLTNRYVGGLKFLIRKKWLSLGGLAAITAATILLVKTTPAGFIPTEDQGFIAIAVNTPSGTSLDGTQKVMTEAENTLRGLDASRFVTAISGFNLLTNSTSPSSAVVFVLLKPNEERGEVKNIDEIMNQVRGKLGAISGGSFFVFSFPTVPGFSNVEALDLVLQDKTGGKLDKFSGISQNFIGELMKRPEIAVAFTSFKADYPQLQLDINDEKANQLGVNVKDILQTMQAYFGSAQASDFNRFGKYYRVVVQADIADRADPTAIDRVFVKNKTGEMVPINTLVKLTRIYGSETASRYNLFNSISINAIPKPGFSSGDAIKAIEEVAKQQLPAGYGFEFSGQTREEISSGGQSATIFLLCLIFIYFLLAAQYESYILPLAVILSIPAGIFGVFVAIGLTGIENNIYVQVALVMLIGLLAKNAILIVEFAVQKRKSGMALVKASIDAAKLRLRPIIMTSLAFIVGLVPMMSAKGPSAQGNHSISIGAAGGMISGVILGLFIIPVLFIVFQYLQEKFSGKPIAVIHNEEK from the coding sequence ATGTTCAAAATATTTATACAAAGACCAGTACTGGCAACTGTAATTTCCATTTTATTGGTGATTCTGGGTGTGCTTGGTTTAACTAAACTGCCTTTACAACAGTTTCCTGATATTGCGCCACCATCGGTTTTGGTAACGGCGGTATATCCTGGAGCGAATGCAGAAACGGTTTTACGTTCTGTGGCACCTTCTCTGGAAGAGTCAATAAATGGTGTAGAAAACATGACTTACATGAGTTCTACTGCAAGTAATGATGGTAGTTTGGCGATTACTGTTTTCTTCAAGCTAGGAACAGATGCCGATCAGGCTGCGGTAAACGTACAAAACAGAGTGGCTCAGGCAACAAGTCAATTGCCTGCCGAGGTTGTACAGCAAGGTATCATCACGGCGAAACAACAAAACAGTTTCATCATGGCGATTGGTATGTACACCGAAGATGAGTCAAAATACGATCAGACTTTTGTGGCCAACTACGCGCAGATTAATATTATTCCGGAATTAAAACGTATTCCCGGAGTTGGTTCCGCCAGTATTTTTGGTGGTGTAAAAGATTACTCGATGCGTGTTTGGTTAAACCCGACACAAATGTCAACTTACAAAGTAACGCCAAATGAAGTAATGGCAGCCATTCAGGACAAAAGTTTGGAAGCTGCGCCAGGTAAATTTGGTGAAAGAAGTACTGAAGTTTTTGAATACGTAATTAAATACAAAGGAAAACTTACTAAACCTGAAGATTATCAAAACATTGCGATTCGTTCTAATCCTGACGGTTCTGTTCTTCGCTTAAAAGATGTCGCGAGAGTTGAATTGGGTGCTTACTCTTACAACAGTTTAACGCGATTAAATGGCAAAAAAGGAATTGTAATTGGGGTTATTCAGTTAGCTGGATCAAACTCAAACGATATTCAGATTGCGATCAATAAAATGATGGAAAAAGCTTCTAAAGATTTTCCAACAGGCATTAAACACAATATATTCTATAGTACAAAAGTATCTTTAGACCAATCAATCGAACAGGTAGAACATACCTTACTGGAAGCTTTTATTTTGGTTTTCGTTGTGGTATTTATCTTCCTGCAAGATTTTAGATCAACATTAATTCCGGCTATTGCTGTACCTGTAGCAATTTTAGGAACGTTCTTCTTCATGCAGCTATTCGGATTCTCGATCAACCTTCTAACGCTTTTCGCATTAATTCTGGCGATTGGTATTGTGGTAGATGACGCGATTGTGGTCGTCGAAGCCGTGCATGCGAAAATGGAGCACAAACGTTTGTCTCCAAAAATCGCCACGCATGAAGCAATGCACGAAATAACGGGTGCTATTATCTCGATTACGCTGGTAATGGCTGCTGTTTTCCTGCCGGTTGGTTTTATGGAAGGTTCTACGGGAGTTTTCTATCGTCAGTTTGCCTTTACGATGGCGATTGCAATTGTAATTTCGGCTGTTAATGCCTTGACTTTGAGTCCTGCGCTTGCTGCATTATTTTTGAAAGACAATCATGGAGCACACGATCACGATGCGCCTTATGAGAAAAAAGGATTTAAAGAAAAATTCTTTACCGCTTTTAACAGCAGTTTTGAATCGCTTACAAACCGTTATGTTGGCGGATTGAAATTCTTAATCAGAAAAAAATGGTTGAGTTTAGGCGGATTAGCTGCTATTACTGCTGCAACTATTTTATTAGTAAAAACGACTCCAGCAGGATTTATTCCAACAGAAGATCAAGGATTTATTGCGATTGCAGTAAATACACCTTCTGGAACATCTCTTGACGGAACTCAAAAAGTAATGACTGAGGCTGAAAATACATTAAGAGGTTTAGATGCTTCACGATTTGTAACAGCGATTTCAGGATTCAACTTATTGACGAATTCTACGAGTCCATCTTCTGCGGTTGTTTTCGTATTGCTGAAACCAAACGAAGAACGTGGAGAAGTTAAAAACATCGACGAAATCATGAATCAGGTTCGTGGAAAATTAGGCGCTATTTCTGGTGGAAGTTTCTTCGTATTCAGTTTCCCAACTGTTCCCGGATTTAGTAACGTTGAGGCTTTAGATTTGGTTCTTCAGGACAAAACTGGAGGAAAACTGGATAAATTCAGTGGAATCTCTCAAAATTTCATTGGCGAATTAATGAAACGTCCGGAAATTGCGGTTGCCTTTACCTCTTTCAAAGCTGATTATCCTCAATTACAATTGGATATCAATGACGAAAAAGCGAATCAGTTAGGTGTTAATGTAAAAGACATTTTACAAACGATGCAGGCTTATTTTGGTAGTGCACAAGCATCAGATTTCAATCGATTTGGTAAATATTACCGTGTGGTTGTTCAGGCTGATATTGCCGACAGAGCTGATCCAACAGCAATTGACCGTGTATTCGTTAAAAATAAAACAGGCGAAATGGTGCCGATAAATACCTTAGTAAAACTAACTCGTATTTATGGTTCTGAAACCGCTTCTCGATATAATTTGTTTAACTCAATTTCTATTAATGCGATTCCGAAACCTGGATTTAGTTCTGGAGATGCCATTAAAGCAATTGAAGAAGTTGCCAAACAACAATTGCCTGCAGGTTACGGGTTTGAATTCTCGGGCCAAACGCGTGAAGAGATTTCTTCTGGAGGGCAGTCGGCTACAATTTTCTTACTGTGTTTGATATTCATTTATTTCCTACTTGCTGCACAGTATGAGAGTTATATCCTTCCTCTAGCGGTTATTCTATCAATCCCTGCAGGTATTTTTGGAGTATTTGTGGCAATTGGTTTAACAGGAATCGAAAACAATATTTATGTACAAGTTGCCCTTGTCATGCTGATTGGACTGCTCGCTAAAAATGCCATTTTGATTGTGGAATTTGCGGTACAAAAACGAAAATCTGGTATGGCATTAGTAAAAGCTTCTATAGATGCTGCGAAACTTCGTCTAAGACCAATTATCATGACGTCTCTAGCCTTTATTGTTGGTTTAGTACCAATGATGAGCGCCAAAGGACCATCGGCTCAAGGAAATCACTCCATCAGTATTGGAGCTGCGGGAGGAATGATCTCAGGAGTAATTTTAGGATTATTTATTATTCCTGTATTGTTCATCGTATTCCAATATTTACAAGAAAAATTCAGCGGCAAACCAATCGCTGTCATTCACAACGAAGAAAAATAA
- a CDS encoding cupin domain-containing protein, with protein MNPLTTIKTTFAVLFFQQIIFAQESKKETAPQYTIENCVNHFELDKATKTKVGYQYWFADKNFTHENTLKMSIVEPGKSTHAPHHHPEEEFFYILEGSASFFLDGKTVVVGPNTSLYCPPNAEHGISNAGNTNLKYLVIKKDLR; from the coding sequence ATGAACCCACTAACTACCATAAAAACCACATTTGCAGTTTTATTTTTCCAACAAATAATCTTTGCGCAGGAATCCAAAAAAGAAACAGCACCACAATACACAATCGAAAACTGTGTCAATCATTTTGAATTAGACAAAGCCACGAAAACCAAAGTAGGTTATCAATATTGGTTTGCGGATAAAAACTTCACTCATGAAAACACTTTAAAAATGAGTATAGTCGAACCAGGAAAATCGACACATGCACCGCACCATCATCCCGAAGAAGAATTCTTTTATATTTTAGAAGGCTCAGCTTCTTTTTTCTTGGATGGAAAAACGGTTGTAGTTGGACCAAATACGAGTTTGTACTGTCCGCCAAATGCAGAACACGGAATAAGCAACGCCGGAAATACCAATTTGAAATATTTGGTTATTAAGAAGGATTTGAGGTAG
- a CDS encoding TetR/AcrR family transcriptional regulator produces MASKDRILRQKEETRSNILGAAYDIVKEEGWNGLSMRKIADKIEYTAPIIYEYFSNKEAILEELTGKGFMKLAKELQTARDKFEKPEDQLEAMWMTYWDFAFTNTEMYQLMFGVQMTCCAQRCSAQEAPYKLFTGVIAEIMKDSNPTEDIIKQKYFTFFSVIHGLIAINIINKSDILETINAQILKDAITGIIKSIQ; encoded by the coding sequence ATGGCTAGCAAAGATCGAATTTTAAGACAAAAAGAAGAGACAAGAAGTAATATTCTTGGCGCTGCTTATGATATCGTAAAAGAAGAAGGCTGGAATGGTTTGAGTATGCGTAAAATTGCCGACAAAATCGAATATACTGCTCCTATTATTTATGAATATTTCTCAAATAAAGAAGCAATTTTAGAAGAACTGACTGGCAAAGGTTTTATGAAACTGGCTAAGGAACTGCAAACTGCAAGAGACAAGTTTGAGAAACCAGAAGATCAGTTAGAAGCCATGTGGATGACCTATTGGGATTTCGCTTTTACTAATACTGAAATGTATCAACTTATGTTTGGTGTTCAAATGACGTGCTGCGCGCAGCGATGTTCGGCTCAGGAAGCACCTTACAAATTATTCACTGGTGTGATTGCTGAAATCATGAAAGACAGCAACCCTACTGAAGATATTATAAAGCAAAAGTACTTCACTTTCTTTTCTGTTATTCATGGTTTAATCGCCATCAATATTATTAACAAAAGTGATATTTTAGAAACAATTAATGCTCAAATTTTGAAGGATGCCATTACTGGCATCATCAAATCAATACAATAA
- a CDS encoding efflux RND transporter periplasmic adaptor subunit: MNPENSRIPTIFTRENVQPIKTKMKMKNVIITSFILALVLSSCGDKNQAPTAPPPPVLPVLAITSANTITDSEYPASIQGTVDVEIRPQVSGNLDRIFVDEGAYVNKGQTLFKINERPFREQLNNALASLHAAEAALINANLEVDKLTPLVQNKVVSDYQLKTAKATQKIAAANIEQAKAMVGSAKINLGYTNVTAPVSGYIGRLPKKQGSLVSASDVEALTTLSDVHEVFAYFSLGETDFINFKEQYAGSSLGDKIKKLPPVTLILADNSAYPKTGKIDMVDGQFDKTTGAITIRATFPNANGILRSGNTGRIRLGLNHDDAILVPQAATVEMQDKVFVFTVGKDNKVTKMPITVVGKSGTNYLIKDGVKSGDQIVLSGIDKLQDGQAIQPEKSTKVAEVTNKK, translated from the coding sequence ATGAATCCCGAGAATTCTAGAATTCCAACAATTTTTACCCGAGAAAATGTTCAACCAATTAAAACCAAAATGAAAATGAAAAATGTAATTATAACCAGTTTTATTCTGGCATTAGTTTTAAGCAGCTGTGGAGACAAAAATCAGGCTCCTACTGCTCCACCTCCACCGGTTTTACCAGTGTTGGCAATCACAAGTGCAAACACCATCACTGACTCAGAATATCCTGCTTCTATCCAAGGAACTGTAGACGTTGAAATTCGTCCGCAGGTAAGCGGAAACCTAGACAGAATTTTTGTTGACGAAGGTGCTTACGTAAACAAAGGACAGACGTTATTCAAAATCAATGAGCGTCCGTTCCGTGAGCAGTTAAACAATGCCTTGGCAAGTCTTCATGCGGCTGAAGCGGCTTTAATCAACGCTAACTTAGAAGTTGATAAACTGACTCCGCTTGTTCAAAATAAAGTAGTTTCTGATTATCAATTAAAAACGGCTAAAGCAACTCAAAAAATCGCTGCTGCCAATATCGAGCAGGCAAAAGCAATGGTGGGTTCTGCTAAAATTAATTTAGGATATACAAATGTAACAGCTCCGGTCAGTGGTTACATTGGAAGATTACCTAAAAAACAAGGAAGTTTAGTTTCTGCTTCTGATGTAGAGGCTCTTACTACGCTGTCTGATGTTCACGAAGTGTTTGCTTATTTCTCTTTGGGTGAAACTGATTTCATCAACTTTAAAGAGCAATATGCCGGAAGTTCATTAGGTGATAAAATCAAAAAATTACCTCCTGTAACTTTGATTTTGGCGGATAACAGCGCTTATCCTAAAACAGGAAAAATCGATATGGTTGACGGTCAGTTTGATAAAACAACCGGAGCGATCACAATTAGAGCGACTTTCCCAAATGCGAATGGAATTTTACGTTCTGGAAACACAGGAAGAATTCGTTTAGGATTAAACCACGATGATGCTATTTTGGTTCCGCAGGCTGCAACTGTTGAAATGCAGGACAAAGTATTTGTTTTCACTGTTGGAAAAGACAACAAAGTAACTAAAATGCCAATTACCGTTGTAGGGAAAAGCGGTACGAATTATTTAATTAAAGACGGCGTAAAATCTGGTGATCAAATCGTGTTAAGCGGTATTGACAAACTTCAGGACGGACAAGCGATTCAGCCTGAAAAATCAACTAAAGTTGCCGAAGTAACTAACAAAAAATAA